From Desulfomicrobium macestii, one genomic window encodes:
- a CDS encoding amidohydrolase family protein, giving the protein MKIIDFRFRPNTPEIINGIKNSAMFKAACKAIGFDARQAQPLDEIVADLDRRGVERAVITGRDCETTYGSPANNGSVLEFCKAYPEKFIGFWGIDPHKKMAAVHEIVRAVEELGMKGIAIDPYLAHIPACEARYYPLYTKCAELNLPVFVTMAPPPQVPGAIMDYADPRHVDQVARDFPELTIIMSHGGYPYVNESVYACLRNANVYMDFSEYERAPMADVFVQAMSTIIQDKVVFASAHPFIELEDALDAYASFPLSDEVRRKVMYENASRILGLHRS; this is encoded by the coding sequence ATGAAAATCATTGATTTCCGTTTCCGCCCCAACACTCCTGAAATAATCAACGGCATTAAAAACAGCGCCATGTTCAAGGCAGCCTGCAAGGCCATCGGGTTCGACGCCCGCCAGGCCCAGCCCCTGGACGAGATCGTGGCCGATCTTGACCGGCGCGGTGTCGAGCGCGCGGTCATCACCGGCCGCGACTGCGAAACCACCTACGGCTCCCCGGCCAACAACGGGAGCGTGCTGGAGTTCTGCAAGGCCTATCCCGAAAAATTCATCGGTTTCTGGGGCATCGATCCACACAAGAAAATGGCCGCCGTGCACGAAATTGTCAGGGCCGTCGAAGAGCTCGGCATGAAGGGCATCGCCATCGACCCCTACCTGGCCCACATCCCGGCCTGCGAGGCCCGGTACTATCCGCTGTACACCAAGTGCGCGGAACTGAACCTGCCCGTATTCGTGACCATGGCCCCTCCGCCGCAGGTTCCCGGCGCCATCATGGACTACGCCGATCCCCGTCACGTGGACCAGGTCGCCCGCGATTTCCCCGAACTGACCATTATCATGAGCCATGGCGGCTATCCGTACGTCAACGAAAGCGTCTACGCCTGCCTGCGCAACGCCAACGTCTACATGGATTTCTCGGAATACGAGCGCGCGCCCATGGCCGACGTTTTCGTGCAGGCCATGAGCACCATCATCCAGGACAAGGTCGTCTTCGCCAGCGCCCACCCGTTCATCGAACTCGAAGACGCGCTTGACGCCTACGCATCCTTCCCCCTGAGCGACGAAGTACGCCGCAAGGTCATGTACGAAAACGCAAGCCGCATCCTGGGCCTTCACCGCAGCTAG
- a CDS encoding methyl-accepting chemotaxis protein produces the protein MKKKRSLQILMVGFTAAIVTLVLSGLGAMDYIRERSELTSSLDQDMQIISGRLAVNLIAPLWDMNADGAKGVLESEMTNRNLYAATIMHKDKLITGVVRDEAWNTVSLESLVEPGNYETITIPLVYEKNGKKTDLGELTLFMSKRFLNETLRETLLATILRVIVVDAILVLGIVFFVRRTITRSLQGMIAMLKDIAEGEGDLTRRLEDKSGTEIQELADWFNIFIDKIRAIIAEVVDNAQRLEKSAQNLLQLSSTLSTSAEAMTGQSNSASTSLNSMSGNMNSVASAMEEFAVNIGTVAASSEEMSSTIHEISQNTAKAKDITGNAVLKSTEASARVNELGNAAQEISKVTETITAISSQTNLLALNATIEAARAGEAGRGFAVVANEIKELAMQTARATEEIREKIQGIQSATGTTVGEIHHISQIVGDVDQIVATIAAAVEEQSVTTRDIADNVGQASQGVKEVNENVAHADTVTRQIARSVDDVSGTSGDISNMAGTVQENSEALSALAKSLNSLVGKFKI, from the coding sequence ATGAAAAAAAAACGCAGCTTGCAAATTCTTATGGTAGGCTTCACTGCAGCTATCGTTACTCTTGTTTTGAGCGGACTTGGAGCCATGGACTACATCCGTGAACGATCAGAACTGACATCATCACTGGATCAGGACATGCAAATCATCTCCGGAAGATTGGCTGTAAACCTGATTGCACCGCTCTGGGACATGAATGCGGATGGAGCCAAGGGCGTCCTGGAAAGTGAAATGACCAATCGGAATCTTTACGCCGCAACGATCATGCACAAGGACAAGCTCATTACCGGAGTGGTGCGGGATGAAGCCTGGAATACCGTCTCTCTTGAGAGTCTCGTGGAGCCTGGGAACTATGAAACAATCACGATTCCTCTGGTTTACGAGAAAAACGGCAAAAAGACCGACTTGGGCGAACTCACACTGTTCATGAGCAAAAGGTTCCTGAACGAGACGCTTCGCGAGACACTGCTGGCCACGATACTGCGCGTCATCGTGGTGGACGCCATACTGGTCCTTGGCATCGTGTTTTTCGTTCGGCGCACTATCACGCGCTCACTGCAGGGAATGATTGCCATGCTCAAGGATATCGCGGAGGGCGAAGGCGATCTGACCAGGCGCCTTGAAGACAAATCCGGAACGGAAATCCAGGAACTTGCGGACTGGTTCAACATATTCATCGATAAAATCCGAGCCATTATCGCCGAAGTGGTGGACAACGCCCAGCGCCTTGAAAAGTCTGCCCAAAACCTTCTGCAACTCTCCTCCACCCTTTCAACATCCGCCGAGGCAATGACCGGACAATCGAATAGCGCCTCGACATCATTGAACTCCATGAGCGGCAACATGAATTCCGTGGCTTCCGCGATGGAAGAGTTCGCGGTCAATATCGGCACGGTGGCCGCTTCTTCCGAGGAAATGAGTTCAACCATTCATGAAATTTCGCAAAACACCGCCAAGGCCAAGGACATCACGGGAAATGCGGTGCTCAAATCCACCGAGGCTTCAGCCAGAGTCAACGAACTCGGCAACGCCGCGCAGGAGATCAGCAAGGTCACCGAAACCATCACGGCCATATCCTCCCAGACCAATCTCCTGGCCTTGAACGCAACCATCGAAGCCGCCCGGGCCGGAGAGGCAGGGCGCGGCTTTGCTGTTGTGGCAAATGAAATCAAGGAATTGGCCATGCAAACCGCTCGGGCCACCGAGGAAATCCGGGAGAAAATCCAGGGCATTCAGAGCGCAACCGGAACCACTGTCGGCGAAATACATCATATCAGCCAGATCGTCGGCGACGTCGACCAGATCGTGGCCACCATTGCAGCGGCTGTCGAAGAACAATCCGTGACGACCCGCGATATCGCCGACAACGTTGGGCAAGCGTCCCAGGGCGTCAAGGAGGTGAACGAAAATGTTGCCCACGCGGACACTGTTACTCGTCAAATTGCACGAAGCGTTGACGATGTCAGCGGCACTTCAGGGGACATCTCCAACATGGCCGGGACAGTGCAGGAAAATTCCGAAGCA